One genomic region from Microcystis panniformis FACHB-1757 encodes:
- the purE gene encoding 5-(carboxyamino)imidazole ribonucleotide mutase has product MVTAAPLVGVIMGSDSDLPTMKEAIAVLEVFQISHEVTIVSAHRTPEKMFEYGKNAHLRGIKVIIAGAGGAAHLPGMVASLTPLPVIGVPVVTRTLQGLDSLYSIVQMPAGIPVATVAIGNAKNAGLLAVQILAIGNADLLEQVIAYRQSLSDSVLEKQSNLQRLGYQDYLGQSSPK; this is encoded by the coding sequence ATGGTGACAGCAGCGCCCCTAGTGGGTGTAATTATGGGCAGTGATTCCGACTTACCCACCATGAAAGAAGCGATCGCAGTTTTAGAGGTTTTTCAGATTAGCCACGAAGTCACCATTGTCTCGGCCCATCGTACCCCCGAAAAAATGTTTGAATACGGCAAAAACGCTCATTTAAGGGGAATAAAAGTGATTATCGCTGGAGCCGGCGGGGCTGCCCATTTACCCGGGATGGTGGCATCTTTAACCCCCTTACCCGTGATTGGAGTTCCCGTAGTCACGCGCACTTTACAAGGGTTAGACTCTCTCTATTCAATTGTACAGATGCCCGCAGGCATTCCCGTGGCCACGGTGGCGATCGGTAATGCCAAAAATGCCGGACTTTTAGCGGTTCAAATTCTCGCCATCGGTAATGCTGATCTTTTAGAGCAAGTTATCGCCTATCGTCAATCCCTCAGCGATTCCGTCCTCGAAAAACAAAGCAATCTTCAACGACTAGGCTATCAAGACTATCTAGGGCAGAGTTCACCTAAGTAG
- a CDS encoding tetratricopeptide repeat protein, with protein MRWITACVLSLLLFFALPIAAYADSPTISEEQIREGEVIAEKALEATEKGDYAQAESYWTQLVTKFPTNPAVWSNRGNARVSLNKLEDAIADFNQAIAIAPDAPDPYLNRGTALEGEGKYQEAIADYNKVLELDPNDAFAYNNRGNAEGGLGDWEAAVKDYRQATQLAPNFAWAQANLALALYELGRYPEAVQKMRNIARKYPMFPDVRAALSAVLWTQGQQGEAESNWVAAVGMDTRYQDLDWVKSVRRWPPNMVLALDKFLNLK; from the coding sequence ATGCGTTGGATCACCGCTTGTGTATTGAGTCTATTGCTCTTTTTTGCCCTACCCATAGCGGCTTATGCCGATAGCCCGACTATTAGCGAAGAACAGATTAGAGAAGGGGAAGTTATCGCCGAAAAAGCCCTAGAAGCCACAGAAAAAGGGGATTACGCCCAGGCCGAAAGCTATTGGACCCAATTAGTCACCAAATTCCCCACTAATCCCGCCGTTTGGAGTAATCGCGGCAATGCCAGAGTCAGTCTCAATAAATTAGAGGATGCGATCGCTGATTTTAACCAAGCGATCGCCATTGCCCCCGATGCCCCCGATCCCTACCTCAATCGCGGCACCGCTTTAGAGGGAGAAGGCAAATATCAAGAAGCGATCGCCGATTATAATAAAGTTTTAGAACTGGATCCCAATGATGCCTTTGCCTATAACAATCGCGGCAACGCCGAAGGCGGTTTAGGGGACTGGGAAGCCGCCGTCAAAGACTATCGCCAAGCCACTCAACTAGCCCCGAATTTTGCCTGGGCGCAAGCTAATCTGGCTCTGGCCCTGTACGAATTGGGCAGATATCCAGAAGCAGTCCAAAAAATGCGGAATATTGCCCGCAAATACCCCATGTTTCCCGATGTCAGAGCGGCCTTAAGCGCCGTTTTATGGACACAAGGACAACAGGGAGAGGCGGAAAGCAATTGGGTAGCCGCCGTCGGCATGGATACCCGCTATCAAGACCTCGATTGGGTAAAAAGCGTGCGCCGTTGGCCGCCGAATATGGTTCTAGCCTTAGATAAGTTTCTTAACTTAAAGTAA
- a CDS encoding RNA-guided endonuclease InsQ/TnpB family protein — translation MFVLEYKLRGKPSQYQAIDEAIRTVQFVRNKCLRYWEDNKGVGQKDVYKYVTQLRSQYPFVQDLNSTACQQACERTWTAILRFYNNCKNKIAGKKGYPKYSKRTHSVEFKKSGWKLNRNSKRITFTDGKNIGELKLIGSRDLLDFQEWQIQRIRIVKRADGYYCQLMLKLDARDITPQLESTGHCLGLDLGLKYLYADSNGNTVEPPKYYRKAEKRLNKLNRRKSKKFKRGQKQSNNYKKASQKYAKGHLKVSRQREEFTKKLALRLIQSNDLIAYEDLKVKNLVRNRKLAKSINDAGWSQLRKWIEYFGIKYGRLTIAVNPAYTSQECFNCGRLIQKSLSVRTHVCLCGYIEDRDKMAALNILKKATIGHIGSWSSDLNAWGDLSSILVGRNTC, via the coding sequence ATGTTTGTTTTAGAGTACAAGCTTAGAGGAAAACCATCTCAATATCAAGCCATTGATGAGGCTATTCGGACAGTACAGTTTGTTCGGAATAAATGTCTTAGATATTGGGAAGACAATAAAGGTGTAGGACAAAAGGATGTATATAAATATGTCACTCAATTAAGAAGTCAATACCCTTTTGTTCAAGACCTTAACTCTACAGCTTGTCAACAGGCTTGCGAACGGACTTGGACTGCTATTCTTAGGTTCTATAATAACTGTAAGAACAAAATTGCTGGTAAGAAAGGATATCCTAAATACTCTAAACGTACTCATTCTGTTGAGTTTAAAAAGTCAGGTTGGAAACTTAATCGAAATTCCAAGAGAATAACTTTCACTGATGGAAAAAACATTGGGGAGTTAAAACTAATTGGTAGTCGAGACTTGTTGGATTTTCAAGAATGGCAAATTCAACGGATAAGAATAGTTAAAAGGGCTGATGGATATTATTGCCAGTTAATGCTAAAACTCGATGCTAGAGATATAACCCCACAATTAGAATCGACGGGTCATTGCCTAGGATTAGATCTGGGGTTAAAATATCTTTATGCTGACAGCAACGGGAATACAGTAGAGCCTCCTAAGTATTATCGAAAAGCCGAGAAGCGTCTTAATAAACTGAATAGAAGAAAGTCGAAAAAGTTTAAGAGAGGACAAAAGCAGTCTAATAACTACAAAAAAGCTAGTCAAAAGTACGCTAAGGGACATTTAAAAGTAAGTAGGCAACGAGAAGAGTTTACTAAAAAATTGGCACTCCGTTTAATTCAGTCAAACGACTTGATAGCCTACGAGGATTTAAAAGTCAAAAACCTTGTGCGTAATCGAAAACTAGCTAAGAGTATCAATGATGCTGGTTGGTCACAATTGAGAAAATGGATAGAGTATTTTGGCATTAAATACGGCCGATTAACTATTGCAGTTAATCCAGCCTATACTAGCCAAGAATGCTTTAATTGTGGTCGGTTAATCCAAAAGTCTCTATCAGTTAGAACTCATGTTTGTTTGTGTGGGTATATAGAAGATAGGGACAAGATGGCGGCCTTGAATATACTCAAAAAAGCTACGATAGGGCATATCGGAAGCTGGTCGTCAGACCTAAACGCTTGGGGAGATTTAAGCTCTATTTTGGTTGGTAGAAATACCTGCTAA
- the cimA gene encoding citramalate synthase, with amino-acid sequence MNNGKRIWVYDTTLRDGAQREGISLSLEDKIKIARELDRMGIPFIEGGWPGANPRDGQFFWKLHEEPLKQAELVAFCSTRRPQIEAREDRMLTAILAARTRWVTIFGKSWDLHVTEGLKTSLEENLAMIGDTIEYLRCQGKRVIYDAEHWFDGYKNNPEYALLTLKTARAAGAEWLVFCDTNGGTLPQEIAPIVEKVRQQLGIDPDEENAPQLGIHAHNDAGTAVANSLAAVNEGARMIQGTINGYGERCGNANLCTLIPNLQLKMGFSCLEENQLGRLTGTSRKISEMVNLAPDDHAPFVGRSAFAHKGGIHVSAVAKNPLTYEHINPEAIGNQRRIVISDQSGLSNVLAKARSFGIDLNKDDPTCRQILERLKILESEGYQFEAAEASFELLMREALGQRSHLFELKGFQVYCDMLRDSGNAIATIKVQVKEEDLLEVAEGNGPVAALDRALRKALVKFYPEIANFHLTDYKVRILDSGSGTAAKTRVLIESSNGQQRWTTVGVSSNILEASYQAVVEGIEYGLYLLQNNKLELSGQFCPLGII; translated from the coding sequence ATGAACAATGGTAAGCGCATTTGGGTCTATGACACTACTCTCCGGGACGGGGCCCAGCGAGAAGGTATTTCCCTCTCCCTCGAAGATAAAATTAAAATCGCCAGGGAATTAGATCGGATGGGTATTCCTTTTATCGAAGGCGGTTGGCCAGGCGCAAACCCAAGAGACGGTCAATTTTTCTGGAAACTGCACGAAGAACCCCTAAAACAAGCGGAATTAGTCGCTTTTTGTTCCACTCGTCGCCCCCAGATCGAGGCCCGGGAAGATCGGATGTTAACCGCCATTCTCGCCGCTAGAACCCGTTGGGTGACAATTTTCGGCAAATCTTGGGATCTGCACGTCACAGAGGGCTTAAAAACCAGTCTGGAGGAGAATTTAGCCATGATAGGAGATACGATCGAGTATCTACGCTGTCAGGGAAAACGAGTCATTTATGATGCCGAACATTGGTTTGATGGTTACAAAAATAACCCCGAATACGCCCTTTTAACCCTCAAAACCGCCAGGGCTGCTGGGGCCGAATGGTTAGTTTTCTGTGATACCAACGGTGGCACTTTACCCCAAGAAATCGCCCCCATTGTGGAGAAAGTGCGGCAGCAATTGGGCATCGATCCCGATGAGGAAAATGCGCCTCAATTAGGCATTCATGCTCATAATGACGCAGGAACCGCCGTGGCTAACTCCTTAGCGGCAGTTAACGAGGGCGCACGCATGATTCAAGGCACAATTAACGGTTATGGGGAACGCTGCGGCAATGCCAATTTATGTACTTTAATTCCCAATCTTCAGTTAAAAATGGGCTTTTCCTGCCTAGAAGAAAATCAATTAGGCCGATTGACGGGAACTAGCCGAAAAATCAGCGAAATGGTCAATTTAGCCCCGGATGATCACGCTCCCTTCGTCGGACGTTCCGCTTTTGCCCATAAGGGTGGTATTCACGTTTCTGCGGTGGCGAAAAATCCCCTGACCTATGAACATATTAATCCAGAAGCGATCGGGAATCAGCGCCGCATCGTCATTTCTGACCAATCGGGATTAAGTAATGTCTTAGCGAAAGCGCGCAGTTTTGGCATCGATTTAAATAAAGATGATCCCACCTGTCGGCAAATTCTGGAACGTTTAAAAATCTTGGAAAGTGAGGGTTATCAATTTGAAGCAGCCGAAGCTAGTTTTGAGTTATTAATGCGGGAAGCTTTGGGACAGAGAAGCCACCTTTTTGAATTAAAAGGATTCCAAGTTTATTGTGATATGCTCCGGGATAGTGGTAATGCGATTGCGACAATTAAAGTACAGGTAAAAGAGGAAGATTTATTAGAAGTGGCCGAGGGTAACGGACCAGTGGCTGCTTTAGATCGGGCTTTAAGAAAAGCTTTAGTCAAATTCTATCCCGAAATTGCTAACTTTCACCTGACCGATTATAAAGTGAGAATCCTCGATAGTGGTTCGGGGACGGCAGCGAAAACTAGGGTTTTAATCGAGTCCAGTAACGGTCAACAAAGATGGACAACCGTGGGAGTGTCTAGTAATATTTTGGAAGCTTCCTATCAAGCAGTAGTAGAAGGAATTGAATACGGTTTATATCTGCTGCAAAACAATAAACTAGAATTATCGGGTCAATTTTGTCCTTTGGGGATAATTTAA
- the sds gene encoding solanesyl diphosphate synthase — protein MIPTTSLFAPVDDDLRLLTDNLKNLVGARHPILAAAAEHLFEAGGKRVRPAIVLLVSRATMLDRDITPRHRRLAEITEMIHTASLVHDDVVDEAELRRGVPTVNSLFDNRVAVLAGDFLFAQSSWYLANLDNLEVVKLLSEVIRDFAEGEIQQGINRFDTSISLEAYLEKSYYKTASLIANSAKAAGVLSEQSAEVNHHLYNYGRNLGLAFQIVDDILDFTSPTEVLGKPSGSDLISGNITAPALFAMEENPYIEVLIEREFSQEGDIEKALDFIHSSQGIPRSKELANQYGQSALKHLDCLASSPSKDVLIELVDYVLSRIY, from the coding sequence ATGATCCCAACAACTTCTTTATTCGCACCCGTTGACGATGATCTCCGTCTTTTGACCGATAACTTAAAAAACCTCGTCGGCGCTCGTCATCCCATTTTAGCGGCGGCAGCAGAACATTTGTTCGAGGCCGGCGGTAAACGCGTTCGACCGGCGATCGTGTTGCTGGTATCTCGCGCTACTATGTTAGACCGGGATATCACTCCCCGTCATCGTCGATTAGCGGAAATCACGGAGATGATCCACACTGCCAGTCTTGTCCATGATGATGTGGTAGATGAGGCAGAATTGCGCCGGGGTGTTCCCACCGTTAACAGTTTATTTGACAATCGCGTGGCGGTTTTAGCGGGGGATTTTCTTTTCGCTCAATCTTCTTGGTATCTAGCTAATTTAGATAATTTAGAAGTGGTAAAATTGCTCTCGGAAGTGATTCGTGATTTTGCTGAAGGGGAAATTCAACAGGGAATTAATCGCTTTGATACCAGTATCTCCCTGGAAGCTTATCTAGAAAAAAGTTACTACAAAACGGCTTCTTTAATTGCCAATAGTGCCAAAGCAGCTGGAGTATTAAGCGAGCAATCGGCTGAAGTTAATCATCATTTATATAATTATGGTCGCAATTTAGGATTAGCTTTTCAAATCGTCGATGATATTCTCGATTTTACCTCCCCCACGGAAGTATTAGGAAAACCCTCTGGCTCCGATTTGATCAGTGGTAATATCACTGCTCCCGCTCTCTTTGCCATGGAGGAAAATCCCTATATAGAAGTGTTGATCGAACGGGAATTTAGTCAGGAAGGAGACATCGAAAAAGCTCTTGATTTTATTCACTCTAGCCAAGGTATTCCTCGCTCAAAAGAGTTAGCCAATCAGTATGGTCAAAGTGCCTTAAAACACCTTGACTGTTTAGCTTCTTCTCCCTCAAAAGATGTGTTAATCGAGCTAGTAGATTACGTTTTGAGCCGAATTTATTAG
- a CDS encoding HAD family hydrolase, with protein sequence MLRLISDFDGPIMDVSERYYQVYQDCLQKTAYKGQIIGELSKAEFWQLKRDQVSEKRIGEMSGLDEDQARKFAHLRRQTVHTLPYLVHDRPVVGSLETLQKIQELKIDLVVMTMRRVSELDHAFNRHDIGRFFAANRRYCLNNNYTKTNDVRDKTLLMAKAAKELPAAADTWMVGDTEADIAAAKSQNIKVIGVLSGIRSRSRLESYEPDYIVNNLGEAVDVILGSLRAIG encoded by the coding sequence ATGTTGAGACTAATTAGCGACTTTGACGGGCCGATAATGGACGTATCGGAGCGATATTACCAAGTTTATCAAGACTGTTTACAGAAAACCGCCTATAAAGGTCAAATTATCGGGGAATTATCGAAAGCGGAATTCTGGCAGTTAAAACGGGATCAGGTTTCTGAGAAGCGTATCGGGGAAATGTCAGGATTAGATGAAGATCAAGCGCGTAAATTTGCCCATCTTCGTCGTCAAACTGTCCATACTTTACCCTATCTTGTCCACGATCGCCCGGTGGTTGGTTCTTTGGAAACTCTCCAGAAAATCCAAGAGTTAAAGATCGATTTAGTCGTGATGACGATGCGGCGGGTATCCGAGCTAGATCATGCCTTTAATCGCCACGATATCGGTCGTTTTTTCGCCGCTAATCGTCGTTATTGTCTAAATAATAATTACACCAAAACCAACGACGTGCGCGACAAAACCCTGCTTATGGCTAAGGCCGCTAAGGAACTGCCGGCGGCTGCCGATACTTGGATGGTGGGGGATACGGAAGCGGATATTGCCGCCGCTAAAAGCCAAAATATTAAGGTTATTGGCGTATTATCGGGGATTCGCAGCCGTTCCCGTTTAGAGAGCTACGAGCCTGATTATATCGTCAATAACCTTGGGGAAGCAGTGGACGTGATCTTAGGCTCCCTACGAGCGATTGGTTAA
- a CDS encoding CPP1-like family protein, translating to MSEQNPYEQLGVTEESSFEEIQEAKQRLVQQYQNDSKIVELIESAYDSVLMDRLRMRQEGRIKVPDRIRFPERLTIPVESKPVTSSKSPNWWRSSIDTPSARDIGVPAVIYACLGAITLLVPDPSGSLLPLLLAFGVFVNIYFFNRKEKRFGRALLFTLAGLLLGVALGAGLASLAAKADLHIFGDRQIYALVTFLIFWVISSFFR from the coding sequence ATGAGTGAACAGAATCCCTACGAACAACTTGGGGTTACTGAAGAATCCTCTTTTGAAGAAATTCAAGAGGCCAAACAAAGACTGGTGCAACAGTATCAAAATGATAGCAAAATTGTCGAATTGATCGAGTCGGCCTACGATTCCGTCCTCATGGATCGACTGCGGATGCGACAGGAGGGTAGAATTAAAGTTCCCGATCGCATTCGTTTTCCTGAACGTCTGACGATTCCGGTGGAAAGTAAACCAGTTACTAGCAGCAAATCTCCTAACTGGTGGCGAAGCTCAATCGATACACCTTCTGCACGGGATATCGGTGTACCAGCAGTGATTTACGCTTGTTTAGGAGCAATAACGCTGTTAGTTCCCGATCCCAGTGGCTCCCTTTTACCGCTGCTCTTAGCTTTTGGCGTTTTCGTTAATATCTATTTTTTCAACCGCAAGGAAAAACGTTTTGGCCGCGCCTTACTATTCACTCTCGCTGGTTTATTGCTAGGAGTCGCTCTGGGAGCGGGATTAGCCAGTTTAGCGGCCAAGGCTGATTTGCATATATTCGGCGATCGCCAAATTTATGCGCTCGTCACTTTTCTGATCTTTTGGGTGATTAGTAGTTTTTTCCGTTAA
- a CDS encoding CIA30 family protein, translating to MAESKSWDFQRFWQTLDYFDSIPLWSCLQKLLGFGEDKKNQLTNEQGMKTILVIGGENAIGRKVITQLQQQNYQIRALVDNIESARQLLAENVDLFALQTPQLFTGIERIIYCQGENNRHSLANLLDLLKNAGITAEKTLFDFSNPSSDIKEIWGAVDDVVMGGVSESQITLTGGRALFSGIVRTENNGGFASVRTRNLNPPLNLSNYEGIELQVQGDGKRYKLILRCEGRWDGIGYCYSFDTLDRTWQTISIPFGDLIPVLRAKTLREAAPFDSSSVYALQLMQSKFEYDGALNPRFSPGLFALEIVTIKAYGGKNRLIIVKEGEIAEKSLLDASGYPYEAIDSAQIFAKLN from the coding sequence ATGGCTGAGTCAAAAAGCTGGGATTTTCAGAGATTTTGGCAAACTCTAGACTATTTTGATAGTATTCCCCTGTGGAGTTGTCTGCAAAAGCTGCTCGGTTTCGGGGAAGATAAAAAAAATCAGCTAACAAATGAGCAAGGGATGAAGACCATTTTAGTCATTGGTGGGGAAAATGCGATCGGTAGAAAAGTAATCACCCAACTACAGCAGCAAAACTATCAAATCCGCGCTTTAGTCGATAATATCGAGTCTGCACGTCAATTATTGGCTGAAAATGTCGATTTATTTGCTCTGCAAACCCCGCAATTATTCACAGGGATTGAGAGAATTATCTACTGTCAAGGGGAGAATAACCGCCATAGTTTAGCTAATTTACTCGATTTATTGAAAAATGCTGGGATAACCGCCGAAAAAACCCTCTTTGACTTTAGCAATCCCAGCAGTGATATAAAAGAAATCTGGGGTGCGGTGGATGATGTGGTAATGGGAGGAGTGAGTGAGAGTCAGATAACCCTAACCGGAGGACGAGCGCTCTTTTCCGGTATCGTTAGAACTGAAAATAACGGCGGTTTTGCCTCAGTTCGTACCAGAAACCTGAATCCTCCCCTAAATTTATCTAACTACGAGGGAATAGAATTACAGGTACAAGGGGACGGAAAACGCTATAAATTAATTCTGCGCTGTGAAGGACGTTGGGATGGTATCGGTTACTGTTATTCTTTTGATACACTTGATCGCACTTGGCAAACGATTTCTATTCCTTTTGGCGATTTAATCCCAGTGCTGCGGGCCAAAACCCTGCGGGAGGCAGCACCCTTTGATAGCAGTAGCGTCTATGCTTTGCAGTTAATGCAGAGTAAATTCGAGTACGATGGGGCCTTAAATCCCCGTTTCTCCCCAGGATTATTTGCTTTAGAAATTGTCACAATTAAGGCCTACGGGGGTAAAAACCGCTTAATTATCGTTAAGGAAGGAGAAATCGCCGAAAAAAGCCTTTTAGATGCCAGTGGTTATCCCTACGAAGCGATCGATTCTGCTCAGATTTTCGCTAAACTTAATTAA
- a CDS encoding RNA-guided endonuclease InsQ/TnpB family protein: MKARYQYRIYPTDQQKRLLSQLFGCVRVVWNDTLAHCQELYRQGEKKPKYTELSKRLTQVKKTEEKQWLTEVSSIPLQQSLRDLETAYSNFFASCKGERKGRKVKPPKFKKRKSKQSARFTDNGFTINQYHVTLAKIGDLRIVWSRPLPSKPSSVTVIKDAADRYFLSFVVEIQPEILPNNGESVGIDLGIATFATLSTGEKIDAPKPLKKRLKRLRKAQKNLSRKQKGSNRREKARKRVAKIHAKIKDTRTDFLQKLSTRVVRENQTIILEDLNTSGMVKNRKLSRAISDLGWRSFRDMLSAKSDKYGRDFRIISRWEPTSQRCSCCGNIGGKKALNIREWECLFCGTFHDRDVNAAINIKVAGGQSETLNGRGGQHKTSVKEAASREASTQRSVVQLSLFDLPGITVRPRR, from the coding sequence ATGAAAGCGAGGTATCAATACCGTATTTACCCAACAGACCAACAAAAGAGGCTTTTGTCTCAGTTGTTCGGGTGTGTGCGCGTTGTCTGGAACGATACCTTAGCTCACTGTCAAGAACTCTATCGACAAGGAGAGAAAAAGCCAAAATATACCGAGTTATCTAAAAGACTAACTCAAGTCAAAAAAACAGAAGAAAAGCAGTGGTTGACCGAGGTTTCTTCTATCCCTTTACAACAGTCTTTGAGAGACTTAGAGACAGCCTATTCTAACTTTTTTGCATCTTGCAAGGGAGAGAGAAAAGGAAGAAAAGTCAAACCTCCTAAATTTAAGAAGCGTAAATCTAAACAATCAGCGAGATTTACTGACAATGGTTTTACCATCAATCAATATCACGTTACTTTAGCAAAAATCGGTGATTTAAGAATAGTTTGGAGTCGTCCATTACCTTCTAAACCTTCTAGCGTCACCGTGATTAAAGATGCAGCAGATCGATACTTTCTTAGTTTTGTTGTCGAGATTCAGCCCGAAATACTTCCCAATAATGGGGAGTCAGTGGGAATTGATCTAGGGATTGCTACTTTTGCGACTCTCTCAACAGGGGAAAAGATAGACGCTCCTAAACCGTTAAAAAAACGATTAAAACGACTAAGAAAGGCACAGAAAAACCTTTCTAGAAAGCAAAAAGGAAGTAACCGACGGGAAAAAGCTAGGAAACGAGTAGCTAAAATCCACGCAAAGATTAAAGACACTCGCACTGATTTTTTGCAGAAACTATCCACTAGAGTTGTTCGTGAAAATCAAACGATAATTTTAGAGGATTTAAACACATCGGGAATGGTTAAAAATCGTAAGTTATCCCGTGCCATATCAGACTTAGGATGGCGTTCTTTCCGAGATATGCTATCGGCAAAATCTGATAAATATGGGCGTGATTTTCGGATAATTTCCCGATGGGAGCCAACGTCTCAGAGATGTTCCTGTTGTGGGAATATCGGCGGTAAGAAAGCGTTGAATATCCGTGAGTGGGAATGTCTTTTTTGTGGGACTTTCCATGATAGGGATGTAAACGCTGCAATTAATATCAAGGTCGCCGGTGGGCAATCGGAGACTTTAAACGGGCGTGGAGGACAGCATAAGACTTCTGTTAAAGAAGCAGCATCCCGTGAAGCGTCAACCCAGCGGTCGGTCGTTCAATTAAGTTTGTTTGATCTGCCGGGAATCACCGTCCGGCCCCGGCGGTGA